The proteins below come from a single Desulfurella sp. genomic window:
- a CDS encoding lysophospholipid acyltransferase family protein, producing the protein MKAFIFYIFLRFYRLFLRINVVEEYPIKSINSPIIYAFWHESILFLPFVYLGNNLSVLISTHKDGRLASDVIKYFKMGTIGGSVNRNPKKAFLEMLRLIKNQACDIGITPDGPKGPRRKAKLGVLELAYFSGYPIVPIAFEPKSAWRLNSWDRFTIPKPFSSITFIYKKPIYVKTKEEIKSKVAELESKLNNEEY; encoded by the coding sequence ATGAAGGCATTTATTTTTTATATTTTTTTGAGATTTTACAGGTTATTTTTGCGAATAAATGTTGTTGAAGAATACCCAATAAAATCTATTAATTCACCTATAATTTATGCTTTTTGGCACGAAAGTATTTTATTTCTGCCTTTTGTTTATTTAGGCAATAATTTGAGTGTATTGATAAGTACTCACAAAGATGGCAGATTAGCAAGCGATGTTATAAAGTATTTTAAAATGGGAACAATTGGCGGCTCGGTTAACAGAAATCCTAAAAAAGCATTTTTAGAGATGTTAAGACTAATTAAGAATCAAGCTTGCGATATTGGTATAACGCCAGATGGGCCAAAAGGTCCAAGAAGGAAGGCAAAACTTGGTGTATTAGAGCTTGCTTATTTTTCTGGATACCCTATTGTACCTATAGCTTTTGAGCCAAAAAGCGCCTGGAGGTTAAATAGCTGGGATAGGTTTACTATACCAAAACCTTTTTCGAGTATCACATTCATATACAAAAAACCCATTTACGTTAAAACAAAAGAAGAGATAAAATCAAAGGTTGCAGAGCTTGAAAGCAAGCTAAACAATGAAGAATATTAA
- the lpxB gene encoding lipid-A-disaccharide synthase has protein sequence MKFFLSVGERSAEKYAFLLAQELKKANSSIEVLSFGSDLLATQSQKIADYKDISVIGFKEALSILPKAIEILNDIKKAILKNNVDALILMDFPDFNMQLAKFAKKNNIKVIYYITPQLWAWRKARIKQLFKYVDLIIPILPFERTFFNTQSVKYDFDFKKVVYFGHPLIDILNKHIEKNLDREKIILILPGSRMSELHFHTRIFFEAAYLLKKEFSDYKFVVATQERFLKYFEQFKSEFPFIEFSLDTYDMMKKASFAITKSGTVTLEAALFGLPFVVAYKLSNLSYIVGKALIHGVDSIALPNIIYGRKIIPELIQFDATPKKIYEYSKLILQSNNYQRQIKHDFKQISYALGNYPVTPKIAKTILDYLA, from the coding sequence ATGAAATTTTTTTTATCCGTAGGAGAAAGATCTGCAGAAAAATACGCATTTTTGTTGGCTCAAGAGCTTAAAAAAGCCAATAGTTCAATTGAAGTTTTATCATTCGGTTCAGATTTGCTGGCGACTCAATCTCAAAAGATAGCTGATTACAAAGATATAAGTGTAATTGGCTTTAAAGAAGCTCTGTCGATTTTACCAAAAGCAATAGAAATCTTAAATGATATAAAAAAAGCTATTTTAAAAAACAATGTAGATGCATTGATTTTGATGGATTTTCCAGATTTCAATATGCAACTTGCAAAATTTGCAAAGAAAAATAATATTAAGGTTATTTACTACATTACACCCCAGTTGTGGGCATGGAGAAAAGCTCGTATAAAGCAATTATTTAAGTATGTTGATCTTATTATACCAATATTACCGTTTGAACGTACATTTTTTAATACTCAATCAGTTAAGTATGATTTTGATTTTAAAAAGGTAGTATATTTTGGACATCCTCTAATAGACATACTTAACAAACACATAGAAAAAAACCTAGACAGAGAAAAAATTATTCTAATTTTGCCAGGCTCAAGAATGTCAGAATTGCATTTTCATACTAGAATTTTTTTTGAAGCCGCGTATTTACTAAAAAAAGAATTTAGTGACTATAAATTTGTTGTGGCAACGCAAGAGCGTTTTTTAAAATATTTTGAACAATTCAAAAGTGAATTTCCATTTATTGAATTCAGTCTCGATACATACGATATGATGAAAAAAGCGTCATTTGCAATTACAAAAAGTGGCACTGTTACTTTAGAGGCTGCTTTGTTTGGTTTGCCATTTGTTGTTGCATATAAACTGTCAAATTTGAGCTATATTGTAGGAAAAGCTTTAATTCATGGAGTTGATTCAATTGCCTTGCCAAATATTATATATGGGAGAAAAATTATACCAGAGTTAATACAATTTGACGCAACACCTAAAAAAATTTATGAGTACTCAAAATTAATCCTTCAAAGCAACAATTACCAGCGACAAATAAAACATGATTTTAAGCAAATAAGCTATGCTTTGGGAAATTATCCTGTAACACCCAAAATAGCAAAAACCATATTAGATTATTTAGCATGA
- the fabZ gene encoding 3-hydroxyacyl-ACP dehydratase FabZ gives MIDIERIKEILPHRYPFLFVDKVINYEKFKFIEAIKNVTYNEAYFQGHFPKKHIMPGVVIVEAMAQAGGILAFLSLEEEDNANRVVYFMSIENARFRKAVVPGDTLKMRVEIIKHKMKVWKMSGKCFVDDVLVAEAIMSAKLD, from the coding sequence ATGATAGATATTGAAAGGATTAAAGAAATACTACCACATAGGTATCCCTTTCTATTTGTAGATAAAGTAATAAACTATGAAAAATTTAAATTTATAGAAGCTATTAAAAATGTTACATATAATGAAGCATATTTTCAGGGACATTTTCCTAAAAAGCATATTATGCCTGGTGTTGTTATTGTAGAAGCAATGGCTCAAGCTGGTGGGATACTGGCCTTTTTATCTTTAGAAGAAGAAGATAATGCAAATAGAGTTGTATATTTTATGAGTATAGAAAATGCTAGATTTAGAAAAGCTGTTGTGCCTGGTGATACGTTAAAAATGAGAGTTGAGATTATAAAGCATAAAATGAAGGTTTGGAAAATGTCTGGGAAGTGTTTTGTTGATGATGTCCTTGTAGCTGAGGCAATAATGAGTGCAAAACTGGATTAA
- the lpxA gene encoding acyl-ACP--UDP-N-acetylglucosamine O-acyltransferase translates to MVNIHKTAIIGDNVKLGENVTIGPYSIIKSNVKIGDNCDIQSHVVIDEFTSIGNNCKVFHSAVLGTIPQDLKFSGEFSELIIGDNNTIREFAMINRGTKGGIGKTQIGNNNLIMAYVHVAHDCIIGNNCIIANMVQFAGHVVVEDSAVIGGMSAVHQFVRIGSLSMVGGMSGVSLDVPPFTLAVGNRAKLNGLNLVGLKRNGFSLSEIEKLKEAYRVIFRSNLKFDEAYEKLKESSSKHVIDMIEFLRKSERGFCRER, encoded by the coding sequence ATGGTAAATATCCATAAAACGGCAATTATTGGAGATAATGTAAAATTAGGTGAAAATGTGACGATAGGTCCTTATTCTATTATAAAATCTAATGTAAAAATTGGAGATAATTGCGATATACAAAGTCATGTTGTAATAGATGAATTTACAAGTATTGGCAATAACTGCAAAGTTTTTCATTCAGCTGTGCTTGGGACAATTCCTCAGGATTTGAAATTTTCTGGCGAGTTTAGCGAACTTATTATAGGAGACAACAATACAATAAGAGAATTTGCTATGATAAATAGAGGTACAAAAGGTGGTATAGGTAAAACCCAAATAGGTAATAATAATTTAATAATGGCTTATGTGCATGTAGCCCACGATTGTATTATTGGAAATAATTGTATAATTGCAAATATGGTTCAATTTGCTGGCCATGTTGTTGTAGAAGATAGCGCTGTAATTGGTGGTATGAGTGCTGTTCATCAATTTGTGAGAATTGGTAGTTTGTCTATGGTAGGCGGCATGAGTGGCGTATCACTGGATGTTCCGCCTTTTACATTGGCAGTAGGTAACAGAGCTAAATTGAATGGACTTAATCTGGTAGGTCTAAAAAGGAATGGATTTAGCCTTTCAGAAATCGAGAAACTAAAAGAAGCATACAGGGTTATATTTAGGTCAAACCTAAAATTTGATGAAGCTTATGAAAAACTCAAAGAAAGCTCATCTAAGCATGTAATTGATATGATTGAATTTTTAAGGAAATCAGAGCGTGGTTTTTGCAGAGAACGATGA
- the lpxK gene encoding tetraacyldisaccharide 4'-kinase: MKNIKFFQTILAPILFPVSLLYLATVSARNFLYDIGFFKTVKIDGAKIISIGNIKAGGTGKTPLCIGIANYLHSLGYIVAIVTNAYKAKHKNALIVSDGKSIFYKTPIVNDETYLIAKKTKAIVASAKDRLSAIELLMKFEPNYVILDDGLQYRKIAKDLEVCIIDQERFYLPFGLLRDSKKSLKRCSKLICFEGECEIKAKIVNNGFFDINGKTKKPQSAFVFCSIGNPDKFLSSLAELGIDIKGYKCFRDHYNYTKKDIDILKTLQVNKKAEVLLTTYKDFVKIEQSGIVYVDIEILLDYEKLLEGVV, from the coding sequence ATGAAGAATATTAAATTTTTCCAAACGATTTTAGCGCCAATTTTATTCCCGGTTTCATTACTATATTTAGCTACAGTAAGCGCAAGGAATTTTTTATACGATATTGGTTTTTTTAAAACAGTAAAAATTGATGGTGCAAAAATAATAAGCATAGGCAATATTAAAGCAGGTGGCACAGGTAAAACGCCACTTTGCATAGGAATTGCAAATTATTTGCATTCTTTAGGATATATAGTAGCTATTGTTACAAATGCTTACAAAGCAAAACACAAAAATGCTTTGATTGTTTCTGATGGCAAAAGCATTTTTTACAAAACACCTATTGTAAATGATGAAACATACCTTATTGCTAAAAAAACTAAAGCAATTGTAGCAAGCGCAAAAGATAGATTGAGCGCTATAGAATTATTAATGAAATTTGAACCCAACTATGTTATTTTAGACGATGGCCTGCAGTATAGAAAAATTGCAAAAGATTTGGAGGTTTGTATAATAGATCAAGAAAGGTTTTATTTGCCTTTTGGACTTTTGCGCGACAGCAAAAAAAGCTTAAAAAGGTGTAGTAAACTTATATGTTTTGAAGGGGAGTGCGAAATAAAAGCAAAAATAGTAAACAATGGTTTTTTTGATATTAATGGTAAAACTAAAAAACCACAAAGCGCATTTGTGTTTTGCTCAATTGGAAATCCTGATAAATTCTTATCAAGCCTAGCTGAACTTGGTATAGATATCAAAGGCTATAAATGCTTTAGAGACCATTACAATTACACAAAAAAAGATATAGACATCCTAAAAACCCTTCAGGTAAATAAAAAAGCCGAAGTTTTGCTTACAACATACAAAGATTTTGTTAAAATTGAACAATCAGGGATAGTTTATGTTGATATTGAAATTTTGCTTGACTATGAAAAGCTATTAGAAGGTGTTGTGTGA